Below is a genomic region from Fischerella sp. PCC 9605.
TATGTCTGTACTGCACGATGGCAAGCAGTATTTAATAGAAAAGTATGCTGTTGCCTTGACACCTGGTTTGCAACTACTCAACCCAAAACCGCTAGCAAAAATTGATATTAAAGCCTTAACAGCAGGATTAAGTCAAGTTCGCAGTGATTTGCCAGCGCATCAAGGCTTTGAACCATTGCGTTACGTGCAATCAGAAATTGAACAAATCAACAAACTAGGAGTGTCAGCGAAATCGCTGCTCAACAATAAATTTACTAGCAAAGAGGTTCAAAGCGAGATTCTTGATTCTCCAGTTCCCATAGTCCACCTGGCTACTCATGCTCAGTTTAGCTCTAATGCTGAAGATACCTTTATCCTCTTTTGGGATAGACGCATGAATGTTAAACAATTGGGTAACTTGCTGCGAAATAACACACTGGATTCCCGCAGACCGATAGAATTGTTAGTTCTCAGTGCTTGTGAAACAGCCATTGGCGATCAACGCGCTGCTTTAGGACTTGCGGGAGTGGCAGTGAGGTCTGGTGCCCGCAGTACACTAGCAACATTGTGGTCAGTCCAAGATCAAAGTACTGCTAAATTCATGGGTGAATTGTATAGCCAGCTAGAACAAGCCAAGAAGACTAAAATCAGCAAAGCACAAGCAATCCAGCAGGCACAACTGGCACTTCTTAAAGATCAGCAGTACAGCAATCCCCATTTCTGGGGGCCATTTGTGATCGTAGGTAACTGGCAATAAGGGATTGCCAACAAATAAATTATCCAATCTTGTGGGGCGGGTATCTTGCCTGCCCAAACCAAACGGCTACTCGTGTCCCCTACCTCCACAATAAAAAGATGTTGGGTCTGATTACTTCGACCCAACCCACAAAATTTATTCCACTAAATTAGAACAGAGGCGCTAAAACTCTCTCGGTGCATTACGCTGAAGCTAACGCACTTACCAGAATTTCGGGTTTTATTTAGTTGACTTAACTTAGCGAGAAGCAAACTAAAAATCAGACGGTAAAAGTACACTGTCAATTTCAACAATCACACCATTTGTGGTGGTGGTAGAAGGATGCTTGGCATTAGCATCATTTAATTTGACTGTGCCATCAGGAGTATCAGTGATCTTGACTTGACTGCCTTCGAGAGTTTTGATTAAGCCACTATTTACCTGTTCAGGAGTGATCTGACCAGATATCAAATGATTTTTCAAAACTTTAATACGGTTTTCTGGCTTGCTATATTGCTTGAAAACATTATCAGGTAAAGCATTAAAGGCTTCATCTGTAGGAGCGAAAATTGTGAAATAACCAGGTTTCTTGAGCGTGTCGAAAAGACCTGCTTCTTTCAACTCATCAACAAGATTGGCATATTTGCCATCCTTCGCAAGGGTATCAGCAATAGTGCTGTTGGAGTTGCGATAGGGATAGTTCCTATAAGCAGAGGGTTGAAATAAGGCTAAGCGTGGATAAAAGAATTTTCTGGCTAGGACGGGAGAAGCAATCATGGTTGTGACGCCAATAATGCTGATTAACCAAGCCAATTTGACAAACAATTTTTTGCCATTAAAGGCATGAGAATTTCGAGGAAACATAGGGCACCTATGGTAACTCTATTTTTATGCTAATACTACAAGGGATCGGTAGAATATTTCGGAAAAATTTATAGATATTTCTATATAGTTATTTGTATGTTCTCAGATTGGTAGGCTGATTGCATCAATGTCTGGATGCAATTAGTCTCAGTAGTCGGTTATTAACTGTATATACCAGAATACTTCACAATAAATCTTTATCTTTCTCCTCATCCTCACTCTCTCTATGATTTAGGACACGGAGTGTTGAAGAAGCACAACCAGGGATTGTCTTCTTTCGCCAACTGGCGATCGCAGTTTAATTACACGGACTATTGATAATACCACAACACGAAGCGGAAACTAGCATTTGGCTGTTTGAGTTGCCGAACACCGCATGAGGAGTACCTATACCCTGTGGTTTTCAACTCAGACTGCTCACCTAAGAATTACAGCCTTTCCTCAACAACAGAAATAAGCCACTACTGCCGCATAACAGCGTAGCTTTGGAACCTACTGAAGGTATAGTTCACCAAATAGAACCTTTTCCAGAAAACTGCGATCGAGAAATTCTGAGATTTTAATCTCTTATGCAGATTTTTTTATAGACATTATGGTGGAGAATGTTGAAGAAATTTACCAACAAAAATAAATAGCCATGAGAGACAATCGCAACAAGCAAATACGTATATGGGCAATGCTGTGTCATCTCTCGGCTTTATTGTGGATACCATTAGCTTTATTAGTATTTCTGGGAATTCCCTTGTATCTGCCATTGCTAAATATCGTGGGGCCGTTGGCTATTTGGCGATGTAAAAAAGCACAAGACCCCTGGATAGATTTTCAAGGAAGAGAATCTTTAAATTTTCAACTTTCACTGACGGTTTATACTTTAGTTGTTATTATAATTTCCTTATTTTTAGTTTTTACGACTTGTGGTGTAGCCTTAACGAATCATATGGTTTCTAGACAATTAGAAACTATTTTTAATAGTCTCTTAACTATTTTAAGCATACTTATATCAATATTAATGTTATCGCAATTAATTTTAGTAAGTTTCGCAGCTATTAAAGCTTATAAAGGTCAACATTTTCGCTATCCTTTGACGATTAGATTTTTGAGGTGAATTATTTGGGCTTTTGGCTCTTATTCTATAGGACTAGTATTTGATTTTTGGGCGTTGCATAATTGCGGGATGATTTTGGAATTTGTACCAACCACAATCACCGTGTCCCCGTGTTCCCGCGTCTGGTGCGTCAGCCTCATTCATCCCATTATTCAGCAACGCCGATTTTTGAAAAGATACGTAGGGGAGGCAAAAAGGGGTGTGGATTTTCCTCCCCCTTTATTGCCGTTGCGTTAGCCTTTGGCGTAACGCACCATTCTATGTTTTTGGTGCCGTACTCTCGCCGATCGCACACCCTACGTGTACTTAGTGCGATCGCAATCTCTTTTTGGAAATCATAACAGCAAATTGCTTCCTTGCACTTTCAAATAAATTCGTGAATCAGTATTGGAACCAGATGAATCAGTTTTTGAACCTCGTGAATCAGTTTTTGAACCTCGTGAATCAGTTTTTGAACCTCGTGAATCAGTTTTTGAACTTGGTTGACTGAGTTAACGAACTCGCGCGAGTATGAAAAACTATCAGATGAGGTTATTTAAATAAACTTATGTCATCTATGCCACAGGTTGCAACTTTTGACCACAATCCAGCTAAAGCGCAACTCATTGGCGTTGCAGTTGTCGGCACAGGATTTGGTCAAAAAGTCCACATTCCTGGATTCCAAGCCCATCCCCGTACCCAGGTAGTTGCTGTTTATCACCGAGATTTAGAAAAAGCCCAAGCCATAGCACAATCCCAAAATATTCCCTATGCCTGCAATACAATTGCAGATATTGTTTCTTTAAGCGAAGTGCAAGCAGTCAGCATCGCCACACCACCATTTTTGCACTACGAAATGGCTAAGGAAGTTTTGCAAGCCGGAAAACATTTGTTACTAGAAAAACCTACAACTCTAAATGCCGCTGAAGCGAAAGAACTTTACTATTTGGCAAAATCAAAAGGCGTCACTGCAACTGTAGATTTTGAATTTCGATTTGTACCAGGATGGCAATTATTTTCTGAACTTTTATCACAAGGGTATGTCGGCAACAAACGCCTAATTAGAATTGATTGGTTGGGTTCTTCTCGTGCTGATGCTTCCAGACCTTGGAATTGGTATTCGCAGAAAGATAAAGGAGGCGGCGCACTAGGGTCTTTGGGTTCCCACACCTTCGATTATATTAACTGGCTGTTTGGATCGTTACGCAGATTAAACGCCCATTTAAATACTGCCATAACCCAACGACCAGACCCCAACACAGGCGAATTAAAGGCAGTAAACAGCGATGATACTTGCATGTTGACGCTAGAATTGGCAGATGGTACACCTTGTCAGGTTTCCATCAGTGCGGTTGTACATGCACAGCGTACTCATTGGGTAGAAGTGTATGGCGATCGCGGTACTCTAGTTTTAGGAAGCGAAAATCAAAAAGATTATATACATGGTTTCCGTGTTTGGGCATCCCAACCCGGTAAACAGCTAACAGAAATAGAAATTCCCAATAGATTAGTATTTCCCAAAAATTATGCTGATGGTCGCATTTCTGCGTTTATCAGAGTGGTAGACCAATGGGTGCAGGGAATTGATAGAGGAGAGGAAATAGTTCCATCCTTGCGAGAAGGGGTTTATTCCCAGTTGTTGATGGATTTATCTCATGAATCAAATATGACATCAAGCTGGATAGATATACCCAGTTTGGAAGAATTTCTGGGAAGTTAATATTTAATATTCAAGGGTCAAGGTTTAGAGTTTCCTTCCCTTGATTAAAAATCACCTGATCGGATGAGCCTATAGGATGAAGTCAAATTATTATCTTTTATCTTAACCTAAGTAGTAATCCGCAATAAGTAATCACTAGGTTTGGCTATGAGCGAACCAGCAAGTGCAGACATCAAACAAGCATATAAAACGACAGCAGAAATGGCTTTTGTTATAGCCCAAGCTTTGAGTCAAATCAAAGATGAACGGGTGATAGATGAAGTGGTCGCTAGATTGCTCAAAGATTGCGATAATTAATATCGTGTCTGCTTGAATACTTATACTGTCGCGTAAGCTGATAATAATGAGTCAGCGCAGTTTACTCTGTGGGAAGCCGCAATGACTATCTTATGTCTAAAGACATACGTTTATAAATTACTCCGTAAGAGAGATGAATTTTTATTAGCAATACAGTAATTATCTAGCATTATCAAAAGTTGTTCAAATAATTGCGTTTCTAGTTAGAGCATGATATTTTGAAGTTCAAGTATATTTGCTTAAATTAGGTTTGCTTAGCCTGGAAATCCTGTTAAGCAAAGTCAGTAAAATGCAAGTTTTTTTTTAATTCAAATTTGGCATTTATCTGGCAATTATTTGGAGTAATCTAAAATGCAATTTCAACGCTTGGCCAGTGCATTTTTTATTTCAGGGTGTGCATTGGCTACTGTTTCGTGGTTTGCTGCTATAGCTGGTGAGGTTGCTGTAGTAACAGCAAAGTCACTCAATGTGCGCACTGGTCCTGGCAATGAGTATCGCTCGACTTACGTTCTCAGACAGGGCGATCGCGTCGAAATCATCGAACGCAAGGGTGAGTGGTCAAAAATAGTTGGTGAACGCGGTGGTGAAGGTTGGGTATATGCTCGCTATCTAGACGTGCAGAATTCTGGAAGCAACAACTCTTCAGTTGGTAAAGTTGCTGTAGTAACAGCAAAGTCATTCAATGTACGCACTGGTCCTGGCAATGAGTATCGCTCAACTTATGTTCTCAGACAGGGCGATCGCGTCGAAATCATCGAACAACAGGATGAGTGGTCAAAAATAGTTGGTGAAAGCGGTGGTGAAGGTTGGGTGCAAGCTGCCTATCTATCGGAACAGGATTCCGGAAGTAACTCTGGAGGCGACTTTTCTAATGAAACTAATTATGTTTATAGGAGCAATGGCAAAATAGAGAATGCTCGTTACTCAGGCCCTGGAAGTGCAACTGTTGTTATGGCTAAACGTGGCAATAATTTTAGTCTTGGCTTAGTCAATCCTGCAAAGTTTTCTGTGGAATATATCGGTACTCTTCGCAGTAACTTTGAGGGTAATATTCAAGGGCAAATTAACAACTTCCAATCTTCTGCATTAGGCTATAGAACTCTCCCCGCTTCTGGAGATTGCAATATTCAGGTGAGTGGAGGTACGATTCGCTCTGCCAGCTGCCTGGTAAATGGTACAAACATCGATCATGGTAAGAGTACCTTTACTGCTCAATAGCATGTATTGGTTTGACATTACTTGTTAGATAAGCCTTAGTTGGATTTGCTAACGTTCCCCAGTTCTCAACAAATAGAGCTGGGTGTTCAATAGTACCTATGTCATATCTACCCTCACCCCTTGCCCCTCTCCCAAGTTGGGAGAGGGGTGTCCGACAGGACGGGGTGAGGGTTTTTAATGAACATGAATTAGCCGGACTTGATATCACTAGCCAACTGCACCTTTTCAAAGTGGAATTTTGTAAAAAATTAGATTGAAAATTACTTAAACCTCAAATCTATAACTGGCAATGGTTTTAGATAGATTAACTGCTTTGATTTGTCATAATCGAGTTTCAGGCACTTTTAGCTCTTTTGATTTAATTTGCTTGATCGGACAAGAGTTTTAGATACTTTTTGCGCCAGAAAATTTCAAAGTTCAAGTGGTTTATTTTAAGACAATAATGCTATAGAATCTATAGAAAAGAAAGTTTCCAAAATGGAACTATCTTTCTTTTAATATTGCGATCGCATCAAAAGTACAAAATAACAACGACTAGACCTTACTCAGACAATCTAACCGAGTTGCCATATTAGTGACCTGGGTTGCTTGCTAGACCGATTGTATGAATGTCTGTTCAGAGCTTAGAAAGTAGATTTTTGCTACACAAAAATCTACTTTCTACAAAAAATATGGATTCTTCCTAACTAAATCCTTTGAACAGACGTGTTTGTTCGAGAGTGGAAACTAAAACAAAATAGTCAATATTCATCCAAACAAGATGTATTAGAGAAATCAAATTCTCAAGAAGCATCGATATTGTTGTCCAGATAAATAAACTTCGTAGAAATCTACTCTTTTATTTCATCATGCTAACAGTGATGAAAGCAATCGGATTTTTCAATATCAGCCTTAGAAAATAACAACTAATTACCGAAGTTTATATTCAGAGGAATACTGAAGTTATTTCTGGACTGGTTTTTACGTTCGATTGAAACATTTGGAAACAGGGTGATAAGATGTTTCGTCAACAATGTTCACTGCCATCATTAGCAATTTTGTTTACTTTGACTGCTACTTCTCCTCCTTCAGCAGTCTCTTTTATTGCTCGTCCTGTGCTTGCCCAGTCATCGGCTGACAGTACTTCTTTTCCTGTTCCGCAATCTGTTCCCAGTGGTACACAAGTGCGGATCAACGGCACAACTAGTATGGAAAAGATCAATCAGGCACTGGCGGATCGCTTCAAATCAAAGTTTCCCGGTACAGATGTCAACATTGCCTACGATGGAACGGATGCATCTGTGAAAGCACTGCCAGATGGAAAAATTGATTTGGCTGCAATTGGTCGTTCACTAACGCAAGCAGAGAAAGCCCAAGGGCTTGTCAGCACTCCCATAGCTCGTAATAAGATAGCTGTAATCGTTGGCAAAGATAACCCGTATAAAAATAGCTTGACCTCCGAGCAGTTTGCTAAAATCTTTCGGGGTGAGATTACCAACTGGTCACAAGTCGGGGGTTCTTCCCAAGCAATTCGCCTGATCGATCGCCCAGACAATAGCGACTTGCGGCAAGCATTTGTGAATTATCCTGTTTTTCAGGCAGTTCCATTTAAAACAGGTGCAAATGCTGTCAAACTTACAGAAGACAGTACTGAAGCGGTGATCAAAGAACTGGGATCGGATGGCATTGGATATGCGATCGCCGACCAGGTAATTAATAACCCCAACGTGCAGATTATCTCAATGCACAAAGTTCCTCCCACCGATCCCCGTTATCCATTCTCTCAACCTTTAGCATATGCTTACCGGGGATCAAATCCTAGTCCTGCGGCACAAGCATTTGTAGGT
It encodes:
- a CDS encoding fasciclin domain-containing protein, with translation MFPRNSHAFNGKKLFVKLAWLISIIGVTTMIASPVLARKFFYPRLALFQPSAYRNYPYRNSNSTIADTLAKDGKYANLVDELKEAGLFDTLKKPGYFTIFAPTDEAFNALPDNVFKQYSKPENRIKVLKNHLISGQITPEQVNSGLIKTLEGSQVKITDTPDGTVKLNDANAKHPSTTTTNGVIVEIDSVLLPSDF
- a CDS encoding DUF4870 domain-containing protein; amino-acid sequence: MRDNRNKQIRIWAMLCHLSALLWIPLALLVFLGIPLYLPLLNIVGPLAIWRCKKAQDPWIDFQGRESLNFQLSLTVYTLVVIIISLFLVFTTCGVALTNHMVSRQLETIFNSLLTILSILISILMLSQLILVSFAAIKAYKGQHFRYPLTIRFLR
- a CDS encoding Gfo/Idh/MocA family protein, which encodes MSSMPQVATFDHNPAKAQLIGVAVVGTGFGQKVHIPGFQAHPRTQVVAVYHRDLEKAQAIAQSQNIPYACNTIADIVSLSEVQAVSIATPPFLHYEMAKEVLQAGKHLLLEKPTTLNAAEAKELYYLAKSKGVTATVDFEFRFVPGWQLFSELLSQGYVGNKRLIRIDWLGSSRADASRPWNWYSQKDKGGGALGSLGSHTFDYINWLFGSLRRLNAHLNTAITQRPDPNTGELKAVNSDDTCMLTLELADGTPCQVSISAVVHAQRTHWVEVYGDRGTLVLGSENQKDYIHGFRVWASQPGKQLTEIEIPNRLVFPKNYADGRISAFIRVVDQWVQGIDRGEEIVPSLREGVYSQLLMDLSHESNMTSSWIDIPSLEEFLGS
- a CDS encoding SH3 domain-containing protein; translated protein: MQFQRLASAFFISGCALATVSWFAAIAGEVAVVTAKSLNVRTGPGNEYRSTYVLRQGDRVEIIERKGEWSKIVGERGGEGWVYARYLDVQNSGSNNSSVGKVAVVTAKSFNVRTGPGNEYRSTYVLRQGDRVEIIEQQDEWSKIVGESGGEGWVQAAYLSEQDSGSNSGGDFSNETNYVYRSNGKIENARYSGPGSATVVMAKRGNNFSLGLVNPAKFSVEYIGTLRSNFEGNIQGQINNFQSSALGYRTLPASGDCNIQVSGGTIRSASCLVNGTNIDHGKSTFTAQ